Proteins co-encoded in one Halococcoides cellulosivorans genomic window:
- a CDS encoding sulfite exporter TauE/SafE family protein, translating into MSTHQIGHGAVEFLGNLRSGAYREVTMTLATLAVIAGSIVFFPGRDGVTSGLQSEVTPGLLALFVVVAVLAGAIKGMIGFGYALITTPIFASVIDPTLAVVVLAIPPWMLNMYQIGETDTGLTFVREEWPLLALAVAGSVLGVIALAEFEAGPIVPFLIGVVILGYVVFQVGQNFVTVDRAHHPFALGTAGFLEGVLLAVANLGPLLPAYFHTFERDVERYIGGLSMVLGTIFTVRIVQMTLFTDLMTTYRLWLGSVIAVVTVVGLLIGTELRRLEIDQERFNWFVVGLLFVITLNIFRNTIPALLP; encoded by the coding sequence ATGAGCACACACCAGATCGGACACGGAGCCGTCGAGTTTCTCGGGAACCTCCGGAGTGGTGCGTATCGCGAGGTCACGATGACGCTCGCGACGCTCGCCGTCATCGCGGGATCGATCGTCTTCTTCCCCGGTCGCGACGGGGTCACGAGCGGTCTCCAGTCGGAGGTGACGCCCGGCCTGCTCGCGCTGTTCGTCGTGGTCGCCGTCCTCGCGGGCGCGATCAAGGGGATGATCGGGTTCGGATACGCCCTGATCACGACGCCCATCTTCGCGTCGGTGATCGACCCGACGCTCGCAGTCGTCGTCCTCGCGATTCCGCCCTGGATGCTCAACATGTACCAGATCGGCGAGACCGACACGGGCCTGACATTCGTCCGCGAGGAGTGGCCACTGCTCGCGCTGGCGGTCGCCGGATCGGTGCTCGGCGTGATCGCGCTCGCGGAGTTCGAGGCCGGCCCGATCGTGCCCTTCCTCATCGGCGTCGTCATCCTCGGGTACGTCGTCTTCCAGGTCGGCCAGAACTTCGTCACCGTCGACCGGGCCCACCACCCGTTCGCGCTGGGGACGGCGGGCTTTCTGGAGGGCGTGTTGCTCGCGGTCGCGAATCTCGGCCCGTTGCTCCCGGCGTACTTTCACACCTTCGAGCGTGACGTCGAGCGCTACATCGGTGGCCTCTCGATGGTGCTGGGAACGATCTTCACCGTTCGAATCGTCCAGATGACGCTGTTCACCGACCTCATGACGACCTATCGGCTGTGGCTGGGGTCGGTCATCGCGGTGGTCACCGTCGTCGGCCTGTTGATCGGCACCGAACTCCGCCGACTCGAAATCGATCAGGAGCGCTTCAACTGGTTCGTCGTCGGCCTCCTCTTTGTCATCACACTCAACATCTTCCGGAACACGATCCCCGCGCTGCTCCCCTGA
- a CDS encoding multicopper oxidase family protein — protein sequence MDESVALTAGPGTSDRVSKSTWLYDDAFPGPELRAAEGDVVGVSVSNDLPAPTTVHWHGLPVANAMDGVPDVTQAPIASGDSFEYQFRADPPGTYFYHSHVGLQLDRGLAGPLVVEEDDAHVDYDADQVLVVDDYLDSAPQPAGAGGDGGPMGGMGGMDDDYRPSYERLVMNGRPADDPPTIDVDRGDRVRLRFVNASSATIVRVRVAGHPLEISHADGRPVEPVTVDSFTFGPGERYDAIVTADSPGAWAIEADSIEGPEPGARAVLQHADSDATPERSTTDGRALQYDDLRAVGSLSGIDGSPDREFDLTLSAAGPNAWAIGGQVYPDADPLRIREGEHVRIRMRNQSPVPHPMHLHGHFFRVGDAIKDTVVVPGHMGQETIDFHADNPGEWFFHCHNLYHLEAGMARVVSYV from the coding sequence GTGGACGAGTCGGTCGCGCTGACGGCCGGTCCGGGGACATCCGACCGGGTCTCGAAGTCGACCTGGCTGTACGACGACGCGTTTCCGGGCCCGGAACTCCGGGCCGCCGAGGGCGACGTCGTCGGCGTCTCGGTGTCGAACGATCTCCCCGCGCCGACGACCGTCCACTGGCACGGCCTGCCGGTGGCGAACGCGATGGACGGTGTGCCCGACGTGACCCAGGCGCCCATCGCGTCGGGTGACTCCTTCGAGTATCAGTTCCGGGCGGATCCGCCGGGAACCTATTTCTATCACAGCCACGTCGGCCTCCAGCTCGACCGTGGGCTGGCCGGTCCACTCGTCGTCGAGGAGGACGACGCTCACGTAGACTACGACGCCGACCAGGTGCTCGTCGTCGACGACTATCTCGACAGCGCGCCGCAACCGGCCGGTGCTGGCGGCGACGGTGGGCCAATGGGTGGCATGGGTGGCATGGACGACGACTATCGGCCCAGCTACGAGCGACTGGTGATGAACGGGCGTCCGGCCGACGACCCGCCGACGATCGACGTCGATCGGGGCGATCGCGTTCGTCTCCGCTTCGTCAACGCCAGCAGTGCGACCATCGTTCGCGTGCGAGTCGCGGGACACCCCCTCGAAATCTCTCACGCCGACGGCCGGCCGGTCGAGCCAGTGACCGTCGACTCGTTCACGTTCGGCCCTGGCGAGCGGTACGACGCGATCGTCACCGCCGATTCTCCCGGGGCGTGGGCGATCGAGGCCGACTCGATCGAGGGGCCGGAACCGGGCGCGCGGGCGGTCCTCCAGCACGCAGACAGCGACGCGACGCCCGAACGATCGACGACGGACGGGCGTGCCCTTCAGTACGACGACCTCCGTGCGGTCGGATCGCTGTCGGGGATCGACGGGTCGCCCGATCGGGAGTTCGATCTCACGCTGTCCGCGGCCGGCCCCAATGCCTGGGCGATTGGCGGGCAGGTCTACCCCGACGCGGACCCGCTCCGGATCCGGGAGGGCGAGCACGTCCGCATTCGGATGCGCAATCAAAGTCCCGTTCCGCACCCAATGCACCTCCACGGCCATTTCTTCCGCGTGGGCGATGCGATCAAAGACACCGTCGTCGTCCCGGGACACATGGGCCAGGAAACCATCGATTTCCACGCCGACAACCCCGGCGAGTGGTTCTTCCACTGTCACAACCTCTACCATCTCGAAGCGGGAATGGCTCGTGTCGTCTCGTACGTGTGA
- a CDS encoding metal-dependent hydrolase translates to MYRKGHIGIGIALYAPVAFWLASVDLMGAFGVGLVCVTFVSYAPDFDVWLPLVAHRGATHTVLAAVLVSLAIAGGSVALGVQSGLIASSPGAMGTTGGFVVGVTLLGYLGHLAGDALTPMGIRPFRPVSNRRYSLDLVTASNETANTAFATVGTLALSGALVLGVDFQDGVVDVVAAI, encoded by the coding sequence GTGTACAGAAAAGGTCACATCGGCATCGGAATCGCGCTGTACGCCCCCGTGGCGTTCTGGCTGGCGTCGGTCGATCTGATGGGAGCATTTGGGGTCGGCCTCGTCTGTGTCACGTTCGTGAGCTATGCCCCAGATTTCGACGTCTGGCTCCCGCTGGTCGCGCATCGCGGCGCGACCCATACCGTCCTCGCGGCCGTCCTCGTGAGTCTGGCCATCGCTGGCGGGAGCGTCGCGCTCGGTGTTCAGAGCGGACTGATCGCCTCATCGCCCGGAGCGATGGGCACCACCGGTGGATTCGTCGTCGGAGTCACACTGCTTGGCTACCTGGGCCACCTCGCGGGCGACGCGCTCACACCGATGGGGATTCGACCGTTCCGGCCGGTCTCGAATCGACGCTACTCACTCGACCTCGTGACGGCGAGCAACGAGACCGCGAACACGGCGTTCGCCACCGTCGGGACGCTCGCGCTCTCGGGCGCGCTCGTGCTCGGTGTCGACTTTCAGGACGGCGTCGTCGACGTGGTCGCGGCGATCTGA
- a CDS encoding glutamate--tRNA ligase, whose product MDDDLRDRVERAAEADALFNALKHGGDAQVGAIMGPLMGENPEFREYGDEIPAVIGPVVASVNDRSPAEQRERLEEIAPDRVAELDADDDEDDDPLGDLSGVDAVEEVRLRVAPNPNGPWHIGHARMAAVVGTYADRYDGSFICRFDDTDPETKRPDLDAYDAILDAIEYLGFEPADVIRASDRVETYYEHARRLIDQGGAYTCSCPGEEFSELKNAGEACPHREKAPETVHEEFDEMVAGELDSGEMVLRVKTDITHKNPALRDWVAFRMIDTPHPREDASAYRCWPMLDFQSGIDDHLTEITHIIRGIDLQDSAKRQQFVYDYFDWEYPEVVHWGHVQVDAYDVPLSTSSIQELIAADDLDGWADPRAPTIASLRRRGIRGEAIVAAMIELGTSSSNVDLAMSSVYSANRDLIDDDADRAFFVRDAPEDADIGPAVEVPVLDGPEAGHPPVHPDHEDRGRRVIPVGDAVLVEERDRPDVGDRVWLKGFGCVRRTAEGFEHVEAETSVIHDEGVDVIHWVPADRAVETRLRTPDGDVTGSAEPGMTAYAPDAMVQFERIGFARVDETADGDGPLVAYYAHR is encoded by the coding sequence ATGGACGACGACCTTCGCGACCGCGTCGAACGCGCGGCCGAAGCCGACGCGCTGTTCAACGCGCTCAAACACGGCGGTGACGCCCAGGTCGGCGCGATCATGGGCCCACTGATGGGCGAGAACCCCGAGTTTCGAGAGTACGGCGACGAGATTCCGGCCGTGATCGGGCCGGTCGTCGCCAGTGTGAACGACCGCTCGCCCGCCGAACAGCGCGAGCGCCTCGAAGAGATTGCGCCAGACCGCGTCGCAGAACTCGACGCTGACGACGACGAGGACGACGACCCGCTCGGTGACCTTTCCGGTGTCGACGCTGTCGAAGAGGTCCGTCTGCGTGTCGCGCCCAATCCCAACGGCCCCTGGCATATCGGTCACGCTCGCATGGCCGCGGTCGTCGGGACCTACGCCGACCGGTACGACGGATCTTTCATCTGCCGGTTCGACGACACCGACCCCGAGACCAAACGCCCGGATCTCGACGCGTACGACGCAATCTTGGACGCGATCGAGTATCTCGGCTTCGAACCGGCGGACGTGATCCGCGCGAGCGATCGCGTCGAAACCTACTACGAGCACGCACGCCGTTTGATCGATCAGGGCGGCGCGTACACCTGTTCGTGTCCGGGCGAAGAGTTCTCGGAGCTGAAAAACGCGGGCGAGGCCTGCCCACACCGCGAGAAAGCTCCCGAGACCGTCCACGAGGAGTTCGACGAGATGGTCGCCGGCGAACTCGACTCCGGCGAGATGGTCCTCCGGGTGAAAACCGATATTACCCACAAGAACCCCGCGCTGCGGGACTGGGTCGCCTTCCGGATGATCGACACACCCCATCCGCGCGAGGACGCCAGCGCGTATCGCTGCTGGCCAATGTTGGACTTCCAGAGCGGGATCGACGATCACCTCACCGAGATCACGCACATCATCCGCGGGATCGATCTGCAAGACTCCGCCAAACGCCAGCAGTTCGTCTACGACTACTTCGACTGGGAGTATCCCGAGGTCGTCCACTGGGGGCACGTCCAGGTCGACGCCTACGACGTCCCACTCTCGACCTCGTCGATCCAGGAGTTGATCGCCGCGGACGATCTGGACGGCTGGGCAGATCCGCGCGCGCCGACGATCGCGAGTCTGCGCCGGCGGGGGATCCGCGGCGAGGCCATCGTCGCGGCGATGATCGAACTCGGCACGTCCTCCTCGAACGTCGATCTGGCGATGTCGTCGGTGTACAGCGCGAACCGGGATCTGATCGACGACGACGCCGATCGCGCCTTCTTCGTCCGCGACGCCCCCGAAGACGCGGATATCGGCCCCGCAGTCGAGGTCCCGGTCCTCGACGGGCCCGAGGCCGGGCACCCGCCGGTCCATCCCGACCACGAGGATCGCGGGCGACGCGTGATCCCGGTCGGGGACGCGGTGTTGGTCGAAGAGCGTGATCGCCCCGACGTCGGCGATCGCGTCTGGCTCAAGGGCTTCGGCTGTGTCCGCCGCACCGCCGAGGGCTTCGAACACGTCGAGGCCGAAACGAGCGTGATCCACGACGAGGGCGTCGACGTGATCCACTGGGTGCCCGCAGATCGTGCCGTCGAGACGCGGCTTCGAACGCCCGACGGTGATGTGACGGGCTCCGCCGAGCCTGGAATGACGGCGTACGCTCCCGACGCGATGGTCCAGTTCGAGCGCATCGGCTTCGCGCGCGTCGACGAGACTGCCGACGGGGACGGGCCGCTGGTCGCGTACTACGCGCATCGGTGA
- a CDS encoding polyprenyl synthetase family protein: MAAQHSDAVTAAIADRRRLVNEALPDDVPIVFPERLYEASRYLLDAGGKRLRPTMVLLAGEAIADVDPLSEDYREFPLAGGIDLMAAAVSIEIVQTFTLIHDDIMDDDEMRRGVPAVHEEFDLETAILAGDTLYSKAFENLLETGAAAEHSVRALSELAATCTEICEGQTIDIGFEDQDAITEAEYLEMVERKTAVLYGASAAMPALLAGADDYVDPLYNFGIDVGKAFQIQDDLLDLTASTETLGKRRGSDLAENKQTIVTVHARQQGVDVTDLVPDDDISAIDEATVEEAIERLEAVGSIDYARDLAHDHVASGRDHLQALPDNEARDRLGDIAEYFVEREY, from the coding sequence ATGGCCGCCCAGCACTCCGACGCGGTCACGGCGGCGATCGCTGATCGCCGGCGACTCGTCAACGAGGCGCTGCCCGACGACGTGCCGATCGTCTTCCCCGAGCGCCTCTACGAGGCGTCGCGATACCTGCTCGACGCCGGAGGCAAGCGTCTGCGCCCGACGATGGTCTTGCTCGCGGGCGAGGCCATCGCTGACGTCGACCCGCTGAGCGAGGACTATCGCGAGTTCCCGCTCGCGGGTGGGATCGATCTGATGGCCGCCGCGGTCAGCATCGAGATCGTCCAGACGTTCACGCTAATCCACGACGACATCATGGACGACGACGAGATGCGTCGGGGCGTCCCCGCGGTCCACGAGGAGTTCGACCTCGAAACCGCGATCCTCGCGGGTGACACGCTGTACTCGAAGGCCTTCGAGAACCTCCTCGAAACTGGCGCTGCCGCCGAGCACTCCGTGCGAGCGCTGTCGGAACTCGCGGCGACCTGTACGGAGATCTGTGAGGGCCAGACGATCGACATCGGCTTCGAGGATCAGGACGCGATCACCGAGGCGGAGTATCTCGAAATGGTCGAGCGCAAGACGGCCGTGCTGTACGGCGCCTCGGCGGCGATGCCCGCCTTGCTCGCCGGCGCGGACGACTACGTCGATCCGCTCTACAACTTCGGGATCGACGTGGGCAAGGCCTTTCAGATCCAGGACGACCTGCTGGATCTCACCGCGTCGACCGAGACCCTGGGCAAGCGTCGCGGGAGCGACCTCGCCGAGAACAAACAGACGATCGTCACCGTCCACGCCCGCCAGCAGGGCGTCGACGTGACCGATCTCGTCCCCGACGACGACATCTCCGCGATCGACGAGGCCACCGTCGAGGAGGCTATCGAACGCCTCGAAGCCGTCGGGAGCATCGATTACGCACGCGACCTCGCCCACGACCACGTCGCGAGCGGCCGCGATCATCTCCAGGCGCTCCCGGATAACGAGGCCCGCGACCGCCTCGGTGACATCGCGGAGTATTTCGTCGAACGCGAGTACTGA
- a CDS encoding ribonuclease J: MEIEIATIGGYEEVGRQMTAVRAGNDVVVFDMGLNLSKVLIHDNVETERMHSLDLIDMGAIPDDRVMSDLEGDVQAIVPTHGHLDHIGAISKLAHRYDAPIVASPFTLELVKQEIDSEEKFGVENDLRAMEAGETMSISEGVELEFVNVTHSVIDAINPVLHTPEGAVVYGLDKRIDHDPVIGDPIDMDRFRQIGDEGVLCYIEDCTNAGKKGRTPSESVARRHLKDALTSMEDYDGGIVATTFSSHIARVKSLVEFADDIGRQPVLLGRSMEKYSGTAERLDFVDFPDDLGMYGHRKSVDRTFEQIMSEGKEDYLPIVTGHQGEPRAMLTRMARGETPYELENGDKVVFSARVIPEPTNEGQRYQAERLLGMQGARIYDDIHVSGHLRREGHYEMLEALRPDNLIPAHQSMEGFAPYVDTAEAFGFEIGEDLHITRNGNMIQLVE; this comes from the coding sequence ATGGAAATCGAAATTGCGACCATCGGCGGCTACGAGGAAGTCGGACGACAGATGACGGCCGTGCGGGCCGGCAACGACGTCGTCGTCTTCGACATGGGGCTGAACCTCTCGAAGGTTCTGATCCACGACAACGTCGAAACCGAGCGGATGCACAGCCTCGATCTGATCGACATGGGCGCGATCCCAGACGATCGAGTGATGAGCGACCTGGAGGGCGACGTCCAGGCGATCGTGCCGACGCACGGTCACCTCGACCACATCGGTGCGATCTCGAAACTCGCCCACCGATACGACGCACCGATCGTGGCGAGTCCGTTCACGCTCGAACTCGTCAAACAGGAGATCGACAGCGAGGAGAAGTTCGGCGTCGAAAACGACCTCCGCGCGATGGAGGCCGGCGAGACGATGTCGATCTCCGAAGGCGTCGAACTCGAATTCGTCAACGTCACCCACTCGGTCATCGACGCGATCAATCCCGTCCTGCACACGCCCGAGGGGGCGGTCGTCTACGGCCTGGACAAGCGCATCGATCACGACCCCGTCATCGGCGACCCGATCGACATGGATCGGTTCCGCCAGATCGGTGACGAGGGCGTGCTCTGTTACATTGAGGACTGTACGAACGCCGGCAAGAAAGGCCGGACACCCTCCGAATCCGTCGCGCGTCGGCACCTCAAAGACGCGCTCACGAGCATGGAAGATTACGACGGGGGGATCGTCGCGACGACGTTCTCCAGTCACATCGCGCGCGTGAAGAGCCTCGTCGAGTTCGCAGACGACATCGGTCGCCAGCCCGTCCTGCTCGGCCGGTCGATGGAGAAATACTCCGGGACGGCCGAACGACTCGACTTCGTCGACTTCCCGGACGATCTGGGGATGTACGGGCACCGCAAGTCGGTCGATCGAACCTTCGAGCAGATCATGTCCGAGGGCAAGGAAGACTACCTCCCGATCGTCACGGGCCACCAGGGCGAACCGCGCGCGATGCTCACCCGGATGGCACGCGGCGAGACGCCCTACGAACTCGAAAACGGTGACAAGGTCGTCTTCTCGGCACGCGTCATTCCCGAACCGACCAACGAGGGCCAGCGGTACCAGGCCGAACGACTGCTCGGGATGCAGGGTGCACGCATCTACGACGACATCCACGTCTCGGGCCACCTCCGACGCGAGGGCCACTACGAGATGCTCGAGGCGCTCCGTCCCGACAACCTCATCCCGGCCCACCAGAGCATGGAAGGGTTCGCGCCGTACGTCGATACGGCCGAGGCCTTCGGCTTCGAGATCGGTGAGGACCTGCATATCACACGCAACGGGAACATGATCCAACTCGTGGAGTAA
- the hisF gene encoding imidazole glycerol phosphate synthase subunit HisF, whose product MALTKRIIPCIDVDVDEDGDAAVYTGVNFEDLEYTGDPVEMAKAYNEAGADEFVFLDITASAEGRETMLDTVEEVADEVFIPLTVGGGIRTRDDIKETLRAGADKVSINTGAIERPDLIAEGAAAFGSQCIVISVDARRRYDEQGEYYEQIDGESVWFECTVKGGREGTGIDVVEWAQEAESRGAGELFVNSIDADGTKEGYDVPVTRAVCDAVSTPVIASSGCGSPEHMAEVFEDAGADAALAASIFHFGEYTIEETKAALDERGIPVRL is encoded by the coding sequence ATGGCCCTCACCAAACGCATCATTCCGTGTATCGACGTGGACGTAGACGAGGACGGCGACGCCGCCGTCTACACCGGCGTCAACTTCGAGGACCTCGAATACACCGGCGATCCGGTCGAAATGGCGAAGGCCTACAACGAAGCGGGGGCCGACGAGTTCGTCTTTCTCGATATCACCGCCTCCGCGGAGGGCCGCGAGACGATGCTCGACACGGTCGAAGAAGTCGCAGACGAGGTGTTCATCCCGCTGACCGTCGGCGGCGGGATCCGGACGCGCGACGACATCAAGGAAACCCTACGCGCGGGCGCGGACAAGGTTTCGATCAACACCGGGGCGATCGAACGGCCCGACCTCATCGCAGAGGGCGCGGCGGCGTTCGGCAGCCAGTGTATCGTCATCTCCGTGGACGCGCGCCGCCGATACGACGAACAGGGCGAGTACTACGAACAGATCGACGGCGAGTCGGTCTGGTTCGAGTGTACCGTCAAAGGCGGGCGCGAGGGCACCGGCATCGACGTCGTCGAGTGGGCCCAGGAGGCCGAATCACGGGGTGCCGGCGAACTGTTCGTCAACTCCATCGATGCCGACGGCACCAAAGAGGGCTACGACGTCCCGGTCACGCGGGCGGTCTGTGACGCCGTCTCGACGCCCGTCATCGCCTCGTCGGGGTGTGGCAGCCCCGAACACATGGCGGAGGTGTTCGAAGACGCGGGCGCGGACGCCGCGCTCGCGGCGTCGATTTTCCACTTCGGAGAGTACACGATCGAGGAGACCAAGGCCGCCCTCGACGAGCGCGGCATTCCCGTCCGTCTGTAG
- a CDS encoding zinc ribbon domain-containing protein, with translation MTRACPSCGDPLDDRTTTCPSCGAVVGTEVVWECPDCGRIHQKHAPPCSRCGAPTLDRTYPEYDLSDVSRGVRYRDVLDREYLAVGAIVFVLLAAGILGAVGVIDLPDATGPTGPTALDAPGHHDEFAGHETSRIETVWLWGLSDRRERLGRSDLRRSDTLDRYATVFAHAAVVRDHRPAATVEPRDALPSAPAECERIRLYDARIDRADLTDRSTPRAIASDLTLDVGSDRPSPETADATLAGIHVHVGPEGALYLSVAIC, from the coding sequence ATGACGCGGGCGTGTCCGTCGTGTGGCGACCCTCTCGACGACAGGACGACGACGTGCCCGTCCTGTGGGGCGGTCGTCGGGACCGAAGTGGTCTGGGAGTGCCCCGACTGTGGCCGCATCCATCAGAAGCACGCGCCGCCGTGCAGTCGGTGCGGGGCCCCGACGCTCGATCGGACCTACCCCGAGTACGATCTCTCGGACGTCTCCCGAGGCGTCCGCTACCGCGACGTCCTCGACCGCGAATACCTCGCGGTGGGGGCGATCGTGTTCGTTTTGCTGGCGGCCGGCATCCTGGGCGCAGTCGGCGTGATCGACCTGCCGGACGCCACGGGCCCGACTGGACCGACCGCGCTCGACGCACCGGGCCACCACGACGAGTTCGCCGGCCACGAGACGAGTCGTATCGAGACGGTCTGGCTCTGGGGCCTGTCGGATCGCCGCGAGCGACTGGGGCGGTCCGACCTGCGGCGCTCGGACACACTCGATCGGTACGCGACCGTGTTCGCTCACGCCGCCGTCGTTCGCGATCACCGGCCGGCGGCGACCGTCGAGCCACGAGACGCACTCCCATCGGCGCCGGCCGAGTGTGAACGGATCCGCCTCTACGACGCCCGGATCGATCGAGCGGACCTGACCGACCGATCGACGCCACGAGCGATTGCGAGCGATCTGACGCTCGATGTCGGGAGTGATCGACCATCACCGGAGACGGCCGACGCGACGCTAGCCGGCATCCACGTCCACGTCGGTCCGGAGGGAGCGCTCTACCTCTCTGTGGCGATCTGCTGA
- a CDS encoding DNA-directed RNA polymerase subunit L, whose translation MDLRVIERSDTGLSIEIAGEDHTFMNVIKGALLETDGVEAATYDVNPEQSGGQTEPVLTIKTDDETDALDALEAGTERVREKADALTAAFEAAA comes from the coding sequence ATGGATCTCCGTGTGATCGAACGGTCCGATACCGGCCTCTCGATCGAAATCGCCGGCGAGGACCACACGTTCATGAACGTCATCAAAGGGGCCCTCCTGGAAACCGACGGCGTCGAGGCCGCGACCTACGACGTGAATCCCGAACAATCGGGTGGGCAGACCGAACCGGTCCTGACGATCAAGACCGACGACGAGACCGACGCGCTGGACGCGCTCGAAGCCGGGACCGAGCGCGTGCGCGAGAAAGCCGACGCGCTCACTGCGGCGTTCGAAGCGGCGGCCTGA
- a CDS encoding cold-shock protein, whose translation MATGTVDFFNDTGGYGFIETEDADDDVFFHMEDVGGEDLTEGTELEFDIEQAPKGPRATNVVRL comes from the coding sequence ATGGCAACCGGTACGGTTGACTTCTTCAACGACACGGGCGGTTACGGCTTCATCGAAACCGAGGATGCTGACGACGACGTGTTCTTCCACATGGAAGACGTCGGCGGCGAGGATCTTACGGAAGGGACGGAGCTCGAATTTGACATCGAACAGGCCCCCAAGGGCCCCCGCGCGACGAACGTCGTGCGTCTGTAA
- a CDS encoding inorganic phosphate transporter, whose translation MVEVLLLIGIAVALFVGFNIGGATTGPAFGPAVGADALSKTVAAGLMTVFFFVGAVTLGRRVVQTLGNDLVTNTNVLTIESSIVVLFFIGGALFVGNYYGVPASTSMTAVGAIAGLGVATGTLDWAEMGGIAIWWIVAPIVGFWVSGMIGRYLYPRLNRWVAITTTPGPLMQLDRSGVVPVPEAGPNTTRRELFGGIVVIVIGCLMAFSSGTSNIANAIAPLVGAGAGTDIAVLQMNPMIVLGSAAVAVGAFTIARRTLDTLGNDITDLPLTAAIVVAIVSSTIVVGLSAIGVPASFVIIATTSIVGLGWGRATRTATLPEVLSGEKTPDVSVGALAAEESGADVPDIGEEEPEDIPSAADLFDPATTGRVIVLQNVVPILSTVGASITFTILFQFVW comes from the coding sequence ATGGTCGAAGTCCTCTTATTGATCGGTATCGCGGTCGCGCTCTTCGTCGGGTTCAACATCGGTGGCGCGACGACAGGCCCGGCGTTCGGGCCTGCAGTTGGTGCGGACGCACTGTCGAAGACCGTCGCTGCGGGGCTGATGACGGTGTTTTTCTTCGTCGGAGCGGTGACGCTCGGTCGTCGTGTCGTCCAGACGCTCGGCAACGATCTCGTCACGAACACGAACGTGTTGACGATCGAATCGAGCATCGTCGTGCTGTTTTTCATCGGTGGTGCGCTGTTCGTCGGGAACTACTACGGCGTGCCCGCATCGACGTCGATGACGGCCGTCGGGGCGATCGCCGGTCTGGGTGTCGCAACGGGGACGCTCGACTGGGCGGAGATGGGTGGGATCGCGATCTGGTGGATCGTCGCCCCGATCGTCGGTTTCTGGGTCTCCGGGATGATCGGGCGGTACCTCTATCCGCGCCTCAACCGCTGGGTGGCGATCACGACCACCCCCGGGCCGCTCATGCAACTCGACCGGTCCGGCGTCGTCCCGGTCCCGGAAGCGGGCCCCAACACCACTCGGCGTGAACTGTTCGGTGGGATCGTCGTCATCGTGATCGGCTGTCTGATGGCCTTCTCGTCGGGGACGTCGAACATCGCGAACGCGATCGCCCCACTGGTCGGGGCGGGAGCGGGCACGGACATCGCCGTCCTCCAGATGAACCCGATGATCGTGCTCGGCAGTGCGGCCGTCGCCGTCGGGGCCTTCACGATCGCCCGGCGAACGCTCGACACGCTCGGCAACGACATCACCGACCTGCCGCTGACGGCGGCGATCGTCGTCGCGATCGTCTCCTCGACGATCGTCGTCGGCCTCTCGGCTATCGGCGTACCCGCTTCGTTCGTCATCATCGCGACGACATCGATCGTCGGACTGGGCTGGGGCCGGGCCACACGGACCGCGACCTTGCCCGAAGTGCTGTCCGGCGAGAAAACCCCCGACGTGTCGGTCGGTGCACTTGCCGCCGAGGAGAGCGGCGCGGACGTCCCCGACATCGGTGAGGAAGAACCCGAAGACATCCCGAGTGCCGCCGATCTGTTCGATCCCGCGACGACGGGCCGTGTAATCGTCCTCCAGAACGTCGTCCCGATCCTCTCGACAGTCGGTGCATCGATCACGTTCACGATCCTCTTCCAGTTCGTCTGGTAA